One window from the genome of Hyalangium minutum encodes:
- the agmC gene encoding adventurous gliding motility protein AgmC — protein sequence MTNVSWKHIPRSALLAVALCALPVQAGPDNVGLGTGRDGELTVTALNTVINSYAQVTAPLAPGDTTLTVSSSTGFTASKLVLVHQTTGIVPTPPTGGTGPIDLTNDPVGRWEFARLSGVTGTTLTLTAPLLYSYAASVTQVISVPEYTHLTVDAAGSLTAQAWNGTTGGVLIFLAAGTVQLEGELNVDGKGLRGGLYVQDTLTTRTGCSGVDEAALGGAQKGEGLAVTRYGTGNTGRGHVANGGGGGVCARAGGGGGGNGGAGGVGGNTDSSLDPMTGRPVGGTGGVALTYPSVSRLTLGGGGGAGHGTTTGTRRGGAGGGIIFVRADALQGDGSINASGAQGDTVTGLSAAHGGGAGGTVYLRLRTSADCAALVQGGSGGNTNASMRFVGPGGGGGGGRALLQAVSGSCTIDTAGGNPGQTATLPPSGDWGYGAQGGANGVFVQLPEGFPVLAAPVVVTPANGSSTHDTTPTYSGTLPPPIPAGTTVSVIVDGGVVGTATPDAAGNWSFTPTTPLAPGSHTANALAINLAEAVESIPSPPHTFTVATTPPVAPVVNTPANGSRTNDNTPTYTGTAELGSTVTVIVNSSPMGTTPADAAGNWVFTPTPPLAEGSHTVSATATDAAGNVSPMSNTNAFTIDITTPEAPVVVTPANGSRTEDSTPTYAGTAEPGSTVIIIVDGPPVGIATADVAGNWAFTPTPPLAEGSHTVKATATDAAGNVSPVSNTNTFMVDATPPTVVVTTPAEGSITHDNTPTYSGTVEAGSTVTLSMDGTVVGTATVTGTTWTFTQTPPLPDGPHTVTASATNAAGTATDSTTFTVDTASPAVAVTAPAEGSSTHDTTPTYSGLVSDNGPGPYMVLVTVDGTPLGNAAVTDGTWTFDPAVPLADGPHTVTATATDLAGNTAADSNIFTVDTFAPAVSVTTPADGSTTHDSTPLYAGTVEAGATVVISVDGTEAGPALVTDTAWTFTQLTALSEGSHTVTATATDPGGNTATDSNSFTVDLTPPTVTVTTPGEGSGTNDPTLVYSGTVEAGAAVIISVDGTVVGDATVMGTRWTFTPSTPLSEGSHTVTALAMDAAGNTASDSNDFTVDLTAPAAAMVGMPANGSTITDSTLTFSGMAEPGSTLTLIVDGTVVTTSSVEPSGSWSFTPLIDLSNGSHTVTTTVTDAAGNTSPHSDTTTFIVELNQATGGWRAIGTLLTARTGHKATVLPSGKVLVIGGEGLRSDGTRGPLASTEVYDPATGTWSPTGALTTARQNHLVTTLLSGQVLVTGGEGIRSDGSRGPLASTEVYDPATGIWSPTGALTTARQNHSAVLLPSGQVLVTGGEGIDSEGTLGPLASTEVYDPATGTWSPTGALTTARQSHSATVLFSGQVLVTGGEGIDSEGTLGPLASTEVYDPATKTWSSTGALATARRNHSATMLLSGEVLVAGGEGLRSNGTRVLLASTEVYDPATKTWSPTGALVTARRNHSAVQLPSGRVLISGSEGPSGALTSTEVYAPGTGVWSPTRDLLTARSGHAVTLLPSGHVIITGGQASGRPLGSVEVYKTVGASSPTAPLTEARSGFSTVLLPNGQVLVVGGSDSDGRPLASARLYNPFTGQWSEAANMGMPRASATATLLRTGQVLVTGGRAVAHRGLQGPSADGGEVLSTAELFDPVTNTWRSTGSLQEARYAHSAILLSTGNVLVTGGLDANDTLCTTAEVYDVAAGAWSKTDSMNFPRRQHMVAQLPTGEVLAAGGRDSHDIPLASAEVYHPVQKTWTNTASMSTARATSTAALLPTGQVLVVGGANDSGTLSTAEVYDPTGRKWIRASSLNAPRKSHTALLLPTGRVLILGGSDDRHFLDDVEVYDTKQNTWETLSRLVDARENSMTLLLPSGKVLVLGGQNAMGPLANSELYDEFGAPDSRRPVVEQPSPQKPDAHFRVKGQGFTDPTGDSSRVRMQLAPLGALRDVSATGFSDTSVQVTLPGVPEGFHLLFVMVHDVAGGQVLPVDATPPAAPSVKGWTHGAQPQLSGTAEPYSTVQVSLNGSPQEGSAEANASGAWSLSLTTLLVDGSYQVSATALDAAGNLSQPSVPITLIVDTEAPPPPEVSSPGALIKNPKPTLGGTAEAHSTVTVSLDGHLLGRAMTDSEERWSLPLQTVLEDGVHTVSATATDPHENTSRDSAKVTFTVDTQAPAAPEVLTPQEGTTMSSRTVTASGTAEADSTVTVSVEGAEKGTAKAHPSTGAWSLTFELGPENGGRTLVVTATDAALNVSPPAKRTFAVDTGGGCSGCASSPREPSLVLLGLAALWRLLSRRRSTRACASRPP from the coding sequence ATGACGAATGTATCCTGGAAGCACATCCCCCGCAGTGCTCTGCTGGCTGTCGCCCTGTGCGCACTTCCAGTGCAGGCCGGGCCCGACAACGTAGGACTGGGCACCGGCCGTGATGGCGAGCTCACGGTGACCGCGCTGAACACCGTCATCAACAGCTACGCCCAGGTCACCGCGCCGCTGGCGCCGGGGGACACGACCCTCACGGTGTCGTCCTCCACGGGCTTCACCGCGAGCAAGCTGGTGCTGGTGCATCAGACGACCGGCATCGTGCCCACGCCGCCCACGGGAGGCACGGGCCCGATCGATCTCACCAACGACCCGGTGGGCCGGTGGGAGTTCGCGCGGCTGAGCGGCGTCACGGGGACCACGCTCACCCTGACCGCGCCGCTGCTCTACTCGTACGCGGCCAGCGTCACCCAGGTCATCTCGGTGCCGGAGTACACCCACCTCACGGTGGACGCGGCCGGCAGCCTCACCGCACAGGCCTGGAACGGCACCACGGGCGGCGTCCTCATCTTCCTGGCCGCAGGCACCGTGCAACTGGAGGGTGAGCTCAACGTAGACGGCAAGGGATTGCGGGGGGGCCTGTACGTCCAGGATACCCTCACCACCCGTACCGGCTGCTCGGGAGTGGATGAGGCGGCCCTGGGCGGTGCGCAGAAGGGCGAGGGCCTCGCCGTCACGCGGTATGGGACCGGGAATACGGGGCGTGGCCATGTGGCCAACGGCGGCGGCGGCGGTGTGTGCGCGCGCGCGGGCGGTGGCGGCGGTGGCAACGGCGGCGCGGGCGGCGTGGGCGGCAACACGGACTCCTCGCTGGATCCCATGACGGGCCGGCCCGTGGGTGGCACGGGCGGTGTGGCTTTGACGTACCCCTCGGTCAGCCGCCTGACGCTCGGCGGTGGGGGCGGCGCGGGCCATGGCACCACGACGGGCACCCGCAGAGGCGGCGCGGGTGGCGGCATCATCTTCGTCCGTGCCGACGCGCTCCAGGGCGACGGCAGCATCAACGCGAGCGGCGCTCAGGGTGACACCGTCACGGGGCTCAGCGCGGCCCATGGCGGTGGCGCGGGCGGCACCGTCTACCTGCGACTCAGGACGAGCGCCGACTGTGCGGCGCTGGTGCAGGGCGGTTCGGGTGGCAACACGAACGCCTCCATGCGCTTCGTGGGTCCTGGCGGTGGTGGCGGCGGTGGCCGTGCGCTGCTCCAGGCCGTCTCGGGCTCCTGTACGATTGATACTGCAGGAGGGAACCCGGGTCAGACGGCCACGCTTCCTCCAAGCGGAGACTGGGGCTACGGCGCGCAGGGCGGCGCCAACGGCGTCTTCGTCCAGCTGCCGGAAGGGTTCCCGGTGCTCGCGGCGCCTGTGGTGGTGACGCCCGCCAACGGCTCCTCGACCCATGACACGACGCCTACCTACTCGGGCACGCTCCCCCCCCCGATCCCCGCGGGGACAACGGTGTCCGTGATTGTGGACGGGGGAGTGGTGGGCACGGCAACGCCGGATGCCGCTGGCAACTGGTCCTTCACCCCCACGACGCCGCTGGCGCCCGGCTCGCATACGGCGAACGCCTTGGCCATCAACCTGGCCGAGGCGGTGGAGAGCATTCCAAGCCCCCCACACACGTTCACGGTGGCCACCACGCCACCCGTGGCCCCTGTGGTGAACACCCCAGCCAATGGATCGCGCACCAATGACAACACGCCAACCTACACGGGTACGGCGGAGCTGGGCAGCACGGTGACGGTCATTGTGAACAGCTCACCGATGGGTACTACCCCGGCGGACGCGGCGGGCAACTGGGTGTTCACGCCTACCCCGCCCCTGGCGGAGGGCTCGCATACGGTGAGCGCCACGGCGACGGACGCGGCGGGCAACGTCAGCCCCATGTCCAACACCAACGCCTTCACGATCGACATCACCACGCCCGAGGCGCCAGTGGTGGTGACGCCGGCCAACGGCTCACGGACCGAGGACAGCACGCCGACGTATGCGGGTACAGCGGAGCCGGGCAGCACCGTCATCATCATCGTGGACGGCCCCCCAGTGGGCATCGCCACGGCGGACGTGGCGGGCAACTGGGCGTTCACGCCCACCCCACCCCTGGCGGAGGGCTCGCACACGGTGAAAGCCACGGCGACGGATGCGGCGGGCAACGTCAGCCCCGTGTCCAACACCAACACCTTCATGGTGGACGCCACGCCTCCGACGGTGGTGGTGACGACGCCAGCCGAGGGCTCGATCACCCACGACAACACGCCGACCTACAGCGGCACGGTAGAGGCGGGCAGCACCGTCACCCTCAGCATGGACGGCACGGTGGTGGGCACTGCGACGGTGACGGGCACGACGTGGACATTCACGCAGACCCCTCCGCTGCCGGATGGCCCGCACACGGTGACGGCCTCGGCGACGAATGCGGCGGGCACTGCCACCGACAGCACCACCTTCACAGTCGACACCGCGAGCCCGGCCGTGGCGGTGACGGCACCCGCCGAGGGCTCCTCGACCCACGACACCACGCCGACCTACAGCGGCCTGGTATCGGACAATGGACCGGGCCCGTACATGGTGCTCGTCACGGTGGACGGAACCCCGCTCGGCAACGCGGCGGTGACGGACGGTACCTGGACCTTCGACCCGGCCGTTCCGCTGGCCGATGGGCCGCACACGGTGACGGCCACGGCCACGGACCTGGCGGGCAACACCGCCGCCGACAGCAACATCTTCACTGTGGACACCTTTGCTCCCGCAGTCTCGGTGACGACGCCGGCCGACGGCTCGACGACCCATGACTCCACGCCGCTCTACGCCGGTACGGTGGAGGCGGGCGCCACGGTGGTCATCTCCGTGGATGGCACGGAGGCAGGCCCTGCGCTGGTGACGGACACTGCGTGGACGTTCACGCAGCTCACGGCCCTGTCCGAGGGCTCTCACACGGTGACGGCCACGGCCACCGACCCGGGCGGCAACACTGCCACCGACAGCAACAGCTTCACGGTGGACCTGACGCCTCCGACGGTGACGGTGACGACTCCAGGCGAGGGTTCGGGAACCAACGACCCCACTCTGGTCTACAGCGGCACGGTGGAGGCGGGCGCCGCGGTGATCATCTCCGTAGACGGCACGGTGGTGGGCGATGCCACGGTGATGGGCACCCGTTGGACGTTCACCCCATCGACACCGCTGTCAGAGGGTTCGCACACGGTGACCGCCCTGGCCATGGATGCTGCAGGCAACACTGCCAGCGATAGCAATGACTTCACCGTGGACCTGACCGCTCCGGCAGCGGCGATGGTGGGCATGCCGGCCAATGGCTCGACCATCACCGACTCCACATTGACCTTCAGCGGCATGGCGGAGCCTGGCAGCACCCTCACTCTCATTGTGGACGGTACGGTCGTGACTACCTCCTCGGTGGAGCCCAGCGGCAGTTGGAGCTTCACGCCCCTCATCGACCTGTCGAACGGCTCGCACACGGTGACAACCACGGTCACGGATGCCGCAGGCAACACCAGCCCCCACTCCGACACCACCACCTTCATCGTCGAGTTGAATCAGGCCACCGGGGGCTGGCGCGCCATCGGGACTCTGCTCACCGCCCGCACGGGCCACAAGGCGACGGTGCTGCCCTCCGGCAAGGTGCTGGTCATCGGCGGCGAGGGCCTCCGCAGCGATGGCACCCGCGGCCCGCTGGCCAGCACCGAGGTGTACGATCCGGCCACGGGGACTTGGAGCCCCACAGGCGCACTGACCACAGCTCGCCAGAACCACCTGGTGACGACGCTGCTCTCGGGTCAGGTGCTCGTCACCGGCGGCGAAGGCATCCGCAGCGATGGCTCCCGCGGTCCGCTGGCCAGCACCGAGGTGTACGATCCGGCCACGGGGATTTGGAGCCCCACAGGCGCTCTGACCACGGCCCGCCAGAACCACTCCGCGGTGCTATTGCCCTCGGGTCAGGTACTCGTCACCGGCGGCGAAGGCATCGACAGCGAGGGCACCCTCGGCCCGCTGGCCAGCACCGAGGTGTACGATCCGGCCACGGGGACCTGGAGCCCCACAGGCGCCCTGACCACGGCTCGCCAGAGCCACTCGGCGACGGTGCTGTTCTCGGGTCAGGTACTCGTCACCGGCGGCGAAGGCATCGACAGCGAGGGCACCCTCGGCCCGCTGGCCAGCACCGAGGTGTACGATCCGGCCACGAAGACCTGGAGCTCCACAGGCGCTCTGGCCACGGCCCGCAGGAACCACTCGGCGACGATGCTGCTCTCGGGCGAGGTGCTCGTCGCCGGCGGCGAGGGCCTCCGCAGCAATGGCACCCGCGTCCTGCTGGCCAGCACCGAGGTGTACGATCCGGCCACGAAGACCTGGAGCCCCACAGGCGCTCTGGTCACAGCCCGCAGGAACCACTCAGCGGTGCAACTGCCCTCGGGCAGGGTGCTGATCAGCGGAAGCGAGGGCCCCAGCGGAGCCCTCACCAGCACAGAGGTGTATGCCCCGGGAACGGGGGTGTGGAGCCCGACACGTGACCTGCTCACGGCCCGCTCGGGTCATGCGGTGACGCTGTTGCCCTCCGGCCACGTGATCATCACTGGAGGCCAGGCCTCAGGCCGTCCCCTGGGCAGCGTGGAGGTGTACAAGACGGTGGGGGCTTCCTCTCCGACGGCGCCGCTGACCGAGGCCCGCTCGGGTTTCTCGACGGTGCTGCTGCCCAACGGGCAGGTGCTGGTGGTGGGAGGCTCAGACTCCGACGGCCGTCCCCTGGCCAGCGCACGGCTCTACAACCCTTTCACCGGGCAGTGGAGCGAAGCAGCGAACATGGGCATGCCCCGTGCCTCCGCCACGGCCACGCTCTTGCGCACCGGCCAGGTCTTGGTCACCGGAGGCAGAGCCGTGGCCCACCGTGGACTGCAAGGCCCCAGCGCGGATGGCGGAGAGGTCCTCTCCACCGCCGAGCTGTTCGACCCGGTCACGAACACCTGGAGGTCCACCGGCTCGCTCCAAGAGGCCCGCTACGCCCACTCGGCGATCCTGTTGTCCACAGGGAACGTTCTGGTGACAGGAGGCCTGGATGCCAATGACACCCTCTGCACGACCGCCGAGGTATACGACGTGGCGGCGGGAGCCTGGAGCAAGACGGACTCGATGAACTTCCCTCGCCGGCAGCACATGGTGGCTCAACTGCCCACGGGCGAGGTGCTGGCCGCCGGCGGCCGGGACTCGCATGACATCCCTCTCGCCAGCGCCGAGGTGTATCACCCGGTGCAGAAGACCTGGACGAACACGGCTTCCATGAGCACGGCTCGCGCCACCTCGACGGCGGCGCTCTTGCCCACGGGCCAAGTGCTGGTGGTCGGAGGTGCCAACGACAGCGGTACGCTCTCCACCGCCGAGGTCTACGACCCCACGGGAAGAAAGTGGATTCGCGCATCCTCTCTGAATGCGCCTCGCAAATCCCACACCGCGCTGCTGCTGCCCACGGGCCGGGTGCTGATCCTGGGCGGCTCGGATGACCGCCATTTCCTGGACGACGTGGAGGTGTATGACACGAAGCAGAACACGTGGGAGACCTTGAGCCGACTGGTCGACGCTCGCGAGAACTCCATGACCCTGTTGCTGCCCTCGGGCAAGGTGCTGGTGCTTGGAGGCCAGAATGCCATGGGCCCTCTGGCGAACTCGGAGTTGTATGACGAGTTCGGGGCTCCTGACTCACGGCGCCCTGTGGTCGAGCAGCCCTCCCCCCAGAAGCCCGATGCCCACTTCAGAGTGAAGGGCCAGGGCTTCACGGATCCTACCGGAGACAGCTCGAGGGTCCGCATGCAGCTTGCCCCCCTGGGAGCGCTGCGAGACGTGTCCGCGACAGGATTCTCGGACACTTCCGTGCAAGTCACCCTGCCTGGCGTACCGGAGGGCTTTCACCTGCTCTTCGTGATGGTCCATGACGTTGCCGGGGGGCAGGTCTTGCCGGTGGATGCAACGCCGCCGGCAGCGCCCTCGGTGAAAGGCTGGACCCACGGTGCCCAGCCTCAGCTCTCGGGCACCGCGGAGCCGTACAGCACGGTTCAGGTGTCTCTGAACGGCAGCCCTCAGGAGGGCTCGGCGGAGGCGAATGCCTCAGGAGCCTGGAGTCTGTCACTGACGACCCTGCTGGTGGATGGGAGCTACCAGGTCTCGGCGACTGCGCTGGATGCCGCGGGCAACCTCAGCCAGCCTTCCGTGCCGATCACCTTGATCGTGGACACGGAGGCACCGCCACCACCCGAGGTGAGCTCCCCGGGCGCACTCATCAAGAACCCCAAGCCTACCCTGGGTGGCACTGCGGAGGCCCATAGTACGGTGACGGTGTCGCTGGATGGGCACCTGCTCGGCAGGGCCATGACGGACTCGGAGGAACGCTGGAGCTTGCCTCTGCAAACGGTGCTGGAGGACGGAGTGCACACTGTCTCCGCGACTGCCACGGATCCGCATGAGAACACGAGCCGGGACTCCGCGAAGGTCACCTTCACCGTGGACACCCAAGCTCCTGCCGCGCCCGAGGTGCTGACGCCGCAAGAGGGAACCACGATGTCCTCCCGAACGGTCACCGCCAGCGGAACAGCGGAGGCGGACAGCACCGTGACGGTGTCCGTGGAGGGAGCGGAGAAGGGCACGGCCAAGGCCCACCCCAGCACGGGGGCCTGGAGCCTCACCTTCGAGTTGGGGCCTGAAAACGGGGGACGAACCCTCGTGGTGACCGCCACGGATGCGGCGCTCAATGTCAGCCCTCCCGCGAAACGCACGTTCGCCGTGGATACGGGCGGTGGCTGCTCGGGCTGTGCATCAAGCCCCAGAGAGCCTTCGCTGGTTCTGCTGGGCCTGG
- a CDS encoding amidohydrolase family protein has product MCQMLCGDHSIHDSEPVKASASRRELLAAGASALGAVAVSSAPAPAMAAPSPGDLLPEMGDKDRDMPRETGASHRRYLLKGGAVLSMDPSVGNFAQGDVLIEGKKIVAVGAHLHAPGATVIDAAGMIVMPGFVDTHHHQYQTALRSFLSDGLLSNDGLPHGQKNYLDYIHTRITPFYRPKDVFIGELVASLSQLDAGVTTVVDTSQAGHSPEHTDAAIEGLQEAGRRSVFVYSPGVGPRNIFPNDLQRIRSRYFSSTDQLLTLAMGGEVFDAAFRTYWAIARQNGLHIVSHLVGPLGQQTLVEQLASEGLLGPDIEFIHATHLSEASWQAIAASGVTVSIAAPIEMAMRHGMPPIQAALNHGVQPALSVDVECTMTADFFTQMRTVFTLQRALINERAINGETNLPELLTCRDVIRFATVEGARVARLSQKVGSLTPGKEADILLLRADAINVAPLNNVPGAVVTLMERSNVDTVIVAGRIRKWRGALVDVNWPRLRASLEESRDYLLQAAGLQRVLF; this is encoded by the coding sequence ATGTGCCAGATGCTCTGTGGAGACCACTCGATTCATGACAGCGAGCCCGTGAAGGCGAGCGCCTCCCGTCGCGAGCTTCTCGCGGCAGGGGCTTCCGCCCTCGGAGCCGTGGCGGTCTCTTCGGCTCCCGCGCCTGCGATGGCAGCGCCTTCGCCGGGGGACCTGCTCCCGGAGATGGGCGACAAGGACCGCGACATGCCCCGGGAGACCGGTGCTTCGCACCGGCGCTACCTGCTGAAAGGGGGCGCGGTCCTCAGCATGGACCCGAGCGTTGGAAACTTCGCTCAGGGTGACGTGCTCATCGAGGGCAAGAAGATCGTCGCGGTAGGGGCCCACCTGCATGCCCCGGGGGCGACCGTCATCGACGCCGCGGGCATGATCGTCATGCCGGGGTTTGTCGACACCCACCACCACCAGTACCAGACCGCGCTGCGGAGCTTCCTGTCAGACGGCCTGCTGTCCAACGATGGGCTGCCGCACGGCCAGAAGAACTACCTCGACTACATCCACACCCGGATCACGCCGTTCTACAGGCCGAAGGACGTCTTCATCGGCGAGCTCGTCGCTTCGCTCAGCCAGTTGGACGCGGGAGTGACCACGGTCGTCGACACGTCGCAGGCGGGCCATTCTCCGGAGCACACCGATGCCGCCATCGAGGGGCTCCAGGAGGCCGGCCGCCGCTCGGTCTTCGTGTACTCACCGGGCGTGGGCCCCCGCAACATCTTCCCGAATGATCTCCAGCGGATCCGCAGCCGGTACTTCTCTTCGACCGATCAGCTCCTGACCCTGGCCATGGGCGGGGAGGTGTTCGATGCCGCGTTCCGGACCTACTGGGCGATCGCGCGCCAGAATGGCCTGCACATCGTGTCTCACCTCGTTGGCCCGCTCGGCCAGCAGACGCTCGTGGAGCAGCTCGCGAGCGAAGGCCTGCTCGGCCCGGACATCGAGTTCATCCACGCCACCCACCTCTCGGAGGCCTCCTGGCAGGCGATCGCCGCGTCGGGAGTGACCGTGTCGATCGCGGCGCCCATCGAGATGGCCATGCGGCACGGCATGCCGCCGATCCAGGCCGCGCTCAATCATGGCGTCCAGCCCGCGCTCAGCGTCGATGTCGAGTGCACGATGACCGCGGACTTCTTCACCCAGATGCGGACCGTCTTCACCCTTCAGCGGGCGCTCATCAACGAGCGCGCGATCAACGGAGAGACGAACCTGCCCGAGCTCCTCACGTGCCGCGATGTGATTCGCTTCGCCACGGTCGAGGGCGCCCGGGTGGCCCGCCTCTCCCAGAAGGTCGGCTCGCTGACTCCGGGCAAGGAGGCAGACATCCTCCTGCTGCGAGCGGACGCCATCAATGTGGCCCCGCTCAACAATGTGCCGGGGGCTGTCGTGACGTTGATGGAGCGCAGCAACGTGGACACGGTCATCGTCGCGGGAAGGATCCGGAAGTGGCGAGGCGCCCTGGTTGACGTGAACTGGCCTCGCCTCCGCGCGTCCCTCGAGGAGTCCCGGGACTACCTGCTCCAGGCGGCGGGACTCCAGCGCGTTCTCTTCTAA